The Vitis riparia cultivar Riparia Gloire de Montpellier isolate 1030 chromosome 10, EGFV_Vit.rip_1.0, whole genome shotgun sequence genome includes a region encoding these proteins:
- the LOC117922961 gene encoding uncharacterized WD repeat-containing protein C2A9.03-like, translated as MSQHQGDEMDYAADDYEMAEVDDDMYFRGRVMGDSESDDDDEYDHLDNKIPDTSAADARKGKDIQGIPWERLSISREKYRLTRLEQYKNYENIPHSGEGSEKECKVTKKGGAYYEFWRNTRSVKSTILHFQLRNLVWSTSKHDVYLMSHFSIIHWSSLSCKKTEVLNVSGHVAPCEKHPGSLLEGFTQTQVSTLAVRDRLLIAGGFQGELICKYLDRPGVCFCSRTTYDDNAITNAVEIYDSPSGATHFMASNNDCGVRDFDMERFHLSKHFSFPWPVNHTSLSPDGKLLVIVGDNPDGILVDSQTGKTIRPLCGHLDFSFASAWHPDGNIFATGNQDKTCRIWDARNLSKSVAVLKGNLGAIRSIRFTSDGRFMAMAEPADFVHVYDAKNGYEKEQEIDFFGEISGVSFSPDTESLFIGVWDRTYGSLLQYNRCRNYLYLDSLL; from the exons ATGTCCCAGCACCAAGGGGATGAGATGGATTATGCGGCAGATGATTATGAAATGGCAGAAGTAGATGATGATATGTACTTCCGTGGTAGAGTAATGGGTGATTCAGAGtcggatgatgatgatgaatatGACCACTTG GACAATAAGATACCAGATACATCTGCAGCAGATGCTAGGAAAGGAAAGGATATCCAAGGAATTCCCTGGGAGAGACTTAGCATCTCCCGTGAGAAGTACAGACTAACTAGACTAGAGCAGTACAAAAACTATGAGAACATACCACATTCTGGAGAAGGTTCGGAGAAG GAGTGCAAGGTCACAAAGAAAGGTGGAGCTTATTATGAATTCTGGCGAAACACAAGATCTGTGAAATCGACCATCCTTCATTTCCAA TTGAGGAACTTGGTTTGGTCTACATCAAAGCATGATGTCTACCTTATGTCTCATTTTTCTATCATTCATTGGTCTTCGTTAAGTTGCAAGAAGACTGAAGTTCTTAATGTTTCTGGGCATGTGGCGCCTTGTGAG AAACACCCTGGAAGTCTTTTGGAAGGATTTACTCAGACACAAGTGAGTACTCTGGCAGTCCGAGATAGGTTGTTGATTGCTGGAGGATTTCAGGGAGAACTTATTTGTAAG TATTTAGATCGACCTGGAGTTTGCTTTTGTTCACGAACAACTTATGACGACAATGCTATCACAAATGCAGTAGAGATTTATGATAGTCCCAG TGGGGCCACTCATTTCATGGCTTCAAATAATGACTGTGGAGTTAGGGACTTCGACATGGAGAGATTTCATCTTTCTAagcatttttcctttccttggCCAGTGAAT CATACCTCTTTGAGTCCAGATGGTAAGCTTCTTGTCATTGTTGGTGACAACCCAGATGGAATACTGGTGGACTCTCAGACTGGAAAG ACCATCAGGCCTTTGTGTGGACACTTGGATTTCTCATTTGCATCTGCATGGCATCCTGATGGCAATATATTTGCCACTGGGAACCAGGACAAGACTTGCCGCATTTGGGATGCTAGGAACTTGTCTAAGTCTGTTGCTGTGCTCAAGGGCAACTTAGGAGCAATTAGATCAATCCGTTTCACATCTGATGGGCGATTCATGGCTATGGCAGAACCAGCTGATTTTGTGCATGTCTATGATGCGAAGAATGGTTATGAAAAGGAGCAGGAGATCGATTTTTTTGGTGAGATCTCTGGTGTATCTTTCAGCCCTGACACAGAATCCCTTTTTATTGGAGTATGGGATCGCACCTATGGTAGCCTCCTTCAGTACAATCGCTGCAGGAATTATTTGTACCTTGACTCCCTGTTGTGA
- the LOC117922962 gene encoding uncharacterized protein LOC117922962, whose amino-acid sequence MGCICSKVMGRSMSLEEDLNQSLQGRANGELFISSNVSDELFPLVYTFNTMENKSQTGSFVQELNTSHNPDAEPVKTETAKPWELMTRFEEQGEGKYMQQEAQLLLLPPPEVVECADFNMTKRSKSCHWSFPEHEVLSLALGISNGVKEVGFNWSNKGIVRCRSFHSVEEYDAMVERIWSSRLQQTGFDDDDDDAVTRILLHHSETSSKESHHADHTDSDIQALDQWCHSNKHSAKENPRTEETGALLTSALETKEVILSTSSSCSTAGDVEGGHNTFEKEPKREAIAKRLRSLRIPSTVEFPAIASLREWLPMEGQIYSPGAYVTPKFGSYALPIAGTENECSASVPFSPELVAAFEESMKQLEAEEESILNQIAEQLEEDCTNEKEPKG is encoded by the coding sequence ATGGGATGCATTTGCTCAAAAGTCATGGGCAGATCAATGAGTCTTGAAGAAGACTTGAACCAGAGCTTGCAGGGGAGAGCCAATGGCGAACTATTCATCTCAAGTAATGTCAGTGATGAGTTATTTCCACTTGTTTACACCTTTAACACCATGGAAAACAAATCCCAAACTGGGAGTTTCGTTCAAGAGTTGAACACAAGCCATAACCCAGATGCTGAGCCTGTAAAAACCGAGACTGCTAAGCCATGGGAGTTGATGACAAGATTTGAAGAACAGGGAGAGGGAAAATATATGCAGCAAGAGGCTCAGCTGCTGCTGTTGCCACCACCTGAAGTAGTGGAATGTGCTGATTTCAATATGACTAAACGGTCTAAAAGCTGTCATTGGTCGTTCCCAGAGCATGAGGTGTTGTCTCTTGCTCTAGGGATCTCTAATGGGGTTAAAGAAGTGGGATTCAATTGGAGCAATAAGGGTATTGTACGCTGTAGAAGTTTTCATTCAGTGGAGGAATATGATGCAATGGTGGAAAGAATTTGGTCGTCCAGGTTGCAGCAAACAggatttgatgatgatgatgatgatgcagTAACTAGGATTCTTCTTCACCATTCTGAAACCTCATCTAAGGAATCTCACCATGCTGACCATACTGATTCTGATATCCAGGCATTGGATCAATGGTGCCATAGCAACAAACATTCAGCAAAGGAGAACCCCAGGACTGAGGAGACTGGCGCACTGTTGACTTCAGCACTAGAAACTAAAGAAGTCATCTTGAGTACTTCTAGTAGCTGCAGCACTGCTGGGGATGTCGAGGGAGGACACAATACATTTGAGAAGGAACCAAAGAGAGAGGCTATTGCGAAACGGCTAAGATCACTCAGAATCCCATCAACCGTTGAATTCCCAGCCATTGCTAGTCTTAGAGAATGGCTTCCCATGGAAGGACAAATTTACTCACCTGGAGCTTATGTCACTCCTAAATTTGGTAGCTATGCTTTACCAATTGCCGGGACTGAAAATGAATGCAGTGCAAGCGTCCCCTTCAGTCCGGAATTGGTGGCAGCCTTTGAAGAGAGCATGAAACAACTTGAAGCAGAAGAAGAAAGCATTCTCAACCAGATTGCAGAGCAGCTGGAGGAAGATTGCACAAATGAGAAGGAACCCAAAGGGTAA
- the LOC117922960 gene encoding aspartyl protease family protein At5g10770-like has product MGLVWFLGWFYLLATASSFVEKENEAVALGPRVNQSGGVVQMTIHHVHGPGSSLAPQPPVSFSAVLAWDDARVKTLNSRLTRKDTRFPKSVLTKKDIRFPKSVSVPLNPGASIGSGNYYVKVGLGSPARYYSMIVDTGSSLSWLQCKPCVVYCHVQADPLFDPSASKTYKSLSCTSSQCSSLVDATLNNPLCETSSNVCVYTASYGDSSYSMGYLSQDLLTVAPSQTLPGFVYGCGQDSEGLFGRAAGILGLGRNKLSMLGQVSSKFGYAFSYCLPTRGGGGFLSIGKASLAGSAYKFTPMTTDPGNPSLYFLRLTAITVGGRALGVAAAQYRVPTIIDSGTVITRLPMSVYTPFQQAFVKIMSSKYARAPGFSILDTCFKGNLKDMQSVPEVRLIFQGGADLNLRPVNVLLQVDEGLTCLAFAGNNGVAIIGNHQQQTFKVAHDISTARIGFATGGCN; this is encoded by the exons AtgggtttggtttggtttctgGGGTGGTTTTATCTTCTTGCAACTGCTTCTTCGTTTGTGGAAAAAG aAAATGAGGCAGTAGCACTAGGCCCCCGGGTGAACCAGTCAGGAGGCGTCGTACAGATGACCATACATCATGTGCATGGACCTGGCTCGTCTCTAGCACCCCAACCTCCAGTATCGTTCTCGGCCGTACTCGCTTGGGACGACGCACGTGTAAAGACACTGAACTCCAGGCTGACAAGGAAGGACACCCGGTTCCCGAAATCCGTACTGACAAAGAAGGACATCCGGTTCCCGAAATCCGTAAGCGTCCCTCTGAATCCAGGCGCTTCGATTGGGTCTGGCAATTATTATGTGAAGGTAGGGCTTGGCAGCCCTGCTAGGTACTACTCCATGATTGTGGACACCGGAAGCTCCTTGTCCTGGCTCCAGTGCAAGCCTTGTGTTGTATACTGTCATGTCCAGGCGGACCCTCTGTTCGATCCTTCAGCATCTAAGACCTATAAATCTTTGTCATGCACCTCCTCTCAGTGCTCCTCCCTCGTGGATGCCACTCTCAACAACCCCTTGTGTGAAACTTCCTCTAATGTGTGCGTTTACACGGCCAGCTATGGCGATTCGTCTTACTCCATGGGCTACTTGAGTCAAGACCTACTGACCGTGGCCCCATCTCAGACCCTGCCTGGTTTCGTGTATGGGTGTGGGCAAGACAGCGAAGGATTGTTCGGGCGAGCAGCTGGTATTCTTGGGCTGGGCCGTAACAAGCTGTCCATGCTTGGCCAGGTGTCCTCCAAATTCGGATATGCCTTCTCTTACTGTCTTCCCACCAGAGGAGGCGGAGGCTTCTTGTCCATAGGAAAGGCTTCGCTGGCGGGATCAGCCTATAAGTTCACCCCAATGACGACAGATCCTGGGAACCCCAGCTTATACTTCTTAAGGTTAACGGCTATCACAGTGGGAGGCAGGGCCCTGGGAGTAGCTGCAGCCCAGTACAGAGTCCCCACCATCATAGACTCTGGAACAGTAATCACCCGTCTTCCTATGTCCGTATACACCCCTTTCCAGCAGGCGTTTGTGAAGATCATGTCCAGTAAGTACGCACGGGCACCGGGATTTTCCATACTGGATACTTGTTTCAAGGGTAATCTCAAGGATATGCAGTCAGTCCCGGAGGTCCGACTGATATTCCAGGGAGGTGCTGACCTCAATCTCAGGCCTGTCAACGTCCTCCTACAAGTTGATGAGGGTCTTACCTGCTTGGCGTTCGCTGGAAACAATGGAGTGGCCATAATTGGGAACCATCAACAGCAGACATTTAAGGTTGCTCATGACATCTCCACTGCAAGAATTGGGTTTGCCACCGGTGGCTGCAATTGA